One genomic region from Anguilla rostrata isolate EN2019 chromosome 2, ASM1855537v3, whole genome shotgun sequence encodes:
- the LOC135247636 gene encoding tetraspanin-14-like isoform X2 → MHYYRSANAEVNCCYKYLMFSYNILFWLAGAGFIAIGFWAWSEKGMLSDLTQVTRSQGFDPVWLVLIVGGVSFILGFAGCVGALRENICLLKFFSGLICFILFLELLAAVLAFVFKDSLKEWNYDFFLANIKAYRDDIDLQNVIDSLQRLNFCCGARDPNDWDLNVYFNCTKSNPSRERCGVPFSCCLPDPADNVVNTQCGYDVRETKDWSTSIYTKGCISALEEWLPRNFYIVAGVFIGISLLQMVGIFLARALMTDIMQSRFYD, encoded by the exons TTGGCAGGAGCTGGATTTATTGCCATTGGATTTTGGGCCTGGAGTGAAAAG GGGATGCTGTCGGACCTAACCCAGGTGACACGGTCGCAAGGTTTTGACCCTGTGTGGTTGGTTCTGATAGTAGGAGGGGTCTCCTTCATCCTGGGATTTGCAGGCTGTGTGGGAGCACTGCGGGAGAACATCTGCCTGCTCAAGTTT TTTTCAGGTCTCATTTGTTTCATCCTTTTCCTGGAACTCCTGGCGGCCGTTCTGGCCTTCGTCTTTAAGGACTCCCTGAAGGAATGGAATTATGACTTCTTCCTAGCCAACATCAAAGCCTACAGGGATGACATTGATCTGCAGAATGTCATTGACTCTTTGCAGAGACTG AATTTCTGCTGTGGCGCCAGAGACCCGAACGACTGGGACCTGAACGTTTATTTCAACTGCACCAAGAGCAACCCCAGCAGGGAGCGATGTGGAGTTCCCTTCTCCTGCTGCCTCCCTGACCCCGCG gaCAATGTGGTGAACACGCAGTGTGGCTACGATGTCAGAGAAACAAAGG ACTGGAGCACCTCCATCTACACCAAGGGCTGCATTTCAGCTCTGGAGGAGTGGCTGCCACGGAACTTCTACATCGTGGCTGGAGTCTTTATCGGCATATCCCTGCTTCAG ATGGTGGGAATTTTCCTGGCACGGGCTCTGATGACCGACATCATGCAAAGCAGGTTCTACGACTGA
- the LOC135247636 gene encoding tetraspanin-14-like isoform X3: MLSDLTQVTRSQGFDPVWLVLIVGGVSFILGFAGCVGALRENICLLKFFSGLICFILFLELLAAVLAFVFKDSLKEWNYDFFLANIKAYRDDIDLQNVIDSLQRLNFCCGARDPNDWDLNVYFNCTKSNPSRERCGVPFSCCLPDPADNVVNTQCGYDVRETKGDWSTSIYTKGCISALEEWLPRNFYIVAGVFIGISLLQMVGIFLARALMTDIMQSRFYD, translated from the exons ATGCTGTCGGACCTAACCCAGGTGACACGGTCGCAAGGTTTTGACCCTGTGTGGTTGGTTCTGATAGTAGGAGGGGTCTCCTTCATCCTGGGATTTGCAGGCTGTGTGGGAGCACTGCGGGAGAACATCTGCCTGCTCAAGTTT TTTTCAGGTCTCATTTGTTTCATCCTTTTCCTGGAACTCCTGGCGGCCGTTCTGGCCTTCGTCTTTAAGGACTCCCTGAAGGAATGGAATTATGACTTCTTCCTAGCCAACATCAAAGCCTACAGGGATGACATTGATCTGCAGAATGTCATTGACTCTTTGCAGAGACTG AATTTCTGCTGTGGCGCCAGAGACCCGAACGACTGGGACCTGAACGTTTATTTCAACTGCACCAAGAGCAACCCCAGCAGGGAGCGATGTGGAGTTCCCTTCTCCTGCTGCCTCCCTGACCCCGCG gaCAATGTGGTGAACACGCAGTGTGGCTACGATGTCAGAGAAACAAAG GGTGACTGGAGCACCTCCATCTACACCAAGGGCTGCATTTCAGCTCTGGAGGAGTGGCTGCCACGGAACTTCTACATCGTGGCTGGAGTCTTTATCGGCATATCCCTGCTTCAG ATGGTGGGAATTTTCCTGGCACGGGCTCTGATGACCGACATCATGCAAAGCAGGTTCTACGACTGA
- the LOC135247636 gene encoding tetraspanin-14-like isoform X1: protein MHYYRSANAEVNCCYKYLMFSYNILFWLAGAGFIAIGFWAWSEKGMLSDLTQVTRSQGFDPVWLVLIVGGVSFILGFAGCVGALRENICLLKFFSGLICFILFLELLAAVLAFVFKDSLKEWNYDFFLANIKAYRDDIDLQNVIDSLQRLNFCCGARDPNDWDLNVYFNCTKSNPSRERCGVPFSCCLPDPADNVVNTQCGYDVRETKGDWSTSIYTKGCISALEEWLPRNFYIVAGVFIGISLLQMVGIFLARALMTDIMQSRFYD, encoded by the exons TTGGCAGGAGCTGGATTTATTGCCATTGGATTTTGGGCCTGGAGTGAAAAG GGGATGCTGTCGGACCTAACCCAGGTGACACGGTCGCAAGGTTTTGACCCTGTGTGGTTGGTTCTGATAGTAGGAGGGGTCTCCTTCATCCTGGGATTTGCAGGCTGTGTGGGAGCACTGCGGGAGAACATCTGCCTGCTCAAGTTT TTTTCAGGTCTCATTTGTTTCATCCTTTTCCTGGAACTCCTGGCGGCCGTTCTGGCCTTCGTCTTTAAGGACTCCCTGAAGGAATGGAATTATGACTTCTTCCTAGCCAACATCAAAGCCTACAGGGATGACATTGATCTGCAGAATGTCATTGACTCTTTGCAGAGACTG AATTTCTGCTGTGGCGCCAGAGACCCGAACGACTGGGACCTGAACGTTTATTTCAACTGCACCAAGAGCAACCCCAGCAGGGAGCGATGTGGAGTTCCCTTCTCCTGCTGCCTCCCTGACCCCGCG gaCAATGTGGTGAACACGCAGTGTGGCTACGATGTCAGAGAAACAAAG GGTGACTGGAGCACCTCCATCTACACCAAGGGCTGCATTTCAGCTCTGGAGGAGTGGCTGCCACGGAACTTCTACATCGTGGCTGGAGTCTTTATCGGCATATCCCTGCTTCAG ATGGTGGGAATTTTCCTGGCACGGGCTCTGATGACCGACATCATGCAAAGCAGGTTCTACGACTGA